One stretch of Chiloscyllium plagiosum isolate BGI_BamShark_2017 chromosome 17, ASM401019v2, whole genome shotgun sequence DNA includes these proteins:
- the tmppe gene encoding transmembrane protein with metallophosphoesterase domain: protein MLSLGRLSWEVRVSLAAAAVLCSMVISRSFGDYFDQTTLLQLFRVQFLLFINCLMSIGSRYIWKRAVSNLHTLSAHGSQCFTGWKVAVWLFLLLAHSSFFSLLALVSEEPHLFSLVSYTCLGMYVFLIFSLLVLGLLEQAHKLLPFSRAAPSHSRNTVKLLLALLFSVSCTIVGLHNARQPPLIKQVEIPVHKLPQSFHNLRMVLLADIHLGPTVGRTKLETVVKMVNELNPDIIVIVGDLSDSQVVNLRKATEPLRQLMPKLGTYFVTGNHDYYSADITNWFKHLQSLNIRPLHNDHVKIHSLREDKDWFCLAGVDDIEAEMLRYPGHGMDLNKALDGCSTKDAIVLLAHQPIAAKRALQSRPDISLILSGHTHAGQIFPLAIAAYFLNPYFEGLYKAGENNLVYVTPGTIYYGIPMRLGSRAEITEIIFKIR from the exons aTGTTGTCTCTGGGCAGGTTGTCCTGGGAGGTCCGGGTCTCCCTGGCGGCCGCTGCTGTACTTTGCTCCATGGTCATTTCGCGGAGTTTCGGCGACTACTTCGACCAGACGACCCTGTTGCAGCTATTCCGGGTGCAGTTCCTGCTCTTCATCAACTGCCTCATGTCAATCGGTTCGAGGTACATCTGGAAGAGGGCCGTGTCCAACCTGCACACTCTCTCTGCCCATGGCTCCCAGTGTTTCACCGGCTGGAAGGTGGCTGTGTGGCTTTTCCTCCTCCTGGCTCACTCCAGCTTCTTCTCCCTGCTGGCCTTGGTGTCAGAAGAGCCTCACCTCTTTTCCTTGGTCTCCTACACCTGCCTGGGGATGTACGTCTTTCTTATTTTCAGCCTCCTGGTGCTTGGGCTCCTGGAACAGGCCCACAAGCTGCTGCCCTTCAGccgggctgccccctctcacagCCGCAATACTGTCAAGTTGCTCCTGGCCCTTCTCTTCAGTGTTAGCTGCACTATTGTGGGCCTTCATAATGCTCGGCAGCCTCCTCTCATCAAACAGGTGGAAATACCTGTCCACAAACTACCTCAGTCATTCCATAATTTGAGGATGGTTTTGTTAGCTGACATTCATCTAGGGCCCACAGTAGGAAGGACCAAACTTGAAACAGTTGTGAAGATGGTCAATGAACTCAATCCAG ATATTATTGTGATTGTTGGTGACCTCTCAGACTCTCAGGTAGTCAACCTCCGAAAAGCCACAGAACCACTACGACAGCTGATGCCAAAATTAGGGACATACTTTGTTACAG GTAACCACGACTATTACAGTGCTGATATCACGAACTGGTTTAAGCATCTACAGTCCCTAAATATCCGGCCGCTCCACAATGACCATGTGAAGATTCACAGTCTCCGTGAGGACAAGGACTGGTTCTGTCTGGCTGGGGTTGATGACATCGAAGCAGAGATGTTACG GTATCCTGGACATGGTATGGACTTAAATAAAGCACTAGATGGTTGCAGTACTAAAGATGCTATAGTATTGTTGGCACACCAACCAATAGCTGCTAAACGTGCCTTACAAAGTAGACCAGATATCAGCTTGATTCTCTCAG GTCATACTCATGCTGGGCAGATTTTTCCACTAGCAATAGCTGCTTATTTTTTGAATCCATATTTTGAAGGTCTTTACAAAGCTGGTGAGAACAATTTAGTGTACGTAACTCCTGGGACAATTTACTACGGAATTCCAATGAGACTTGGAAGCAGAGCAGAAATAACAGAAATCATTTTTAAGATCAGATGA